The following DNA comes from Winogradskyella sp. PG-2.
GCATCCACCATATTTTGTACAGTTGCATCAATTTCTTGCTCTGAAATAAAAGGTTTAAAGTATAAGTCGTGAAGCTTTATCACTATGTTATTATTTTAGAAATGCAAAGATAATCAAATGATTATCGATAGACGATTTTTGGTTTCTAATTTTAGAATTTTGTTCTATAATTAGTTTATTTTTGTAATAGATATTGTTGAATTTTTTAACAGGTTCCCTCTATAAAGGGAAATGAACATGAATTATTTCTCTTCAAATTTTAAACTCGGCATTCTTGGTGGTGGTCAACTAGGCAAAATGATGCTTTATGATACACGTAAATTTGATATTTACACATGTGTCATAGATCCTAGTAAAGAAGCACCATCTCGATTGGCTTGTGATGAGTTTACCGTTGGTGACTTATTAGATTACGATACAGTAGTTAATTTTGGAAGGAAGGTAGATGTTTTAACTTTTGAAATAGAAAACGTAAACGTTGATGCACTTGAAACTCTTGAGAATGAAGGCATAAAAGTATTTCCTTCTTCCAAAACATTACGAACTATTCAGAATAAAGCAACTCAGAAGTTATTTTATCGCGATCAGAATATTCCAACGGCAAGCTTCAGTCATTTTGCACACCCTTCAGAAATTAAAGATGCTATAGCTAATGGTGGATTAAAATACCCTTTTGTATGGAAAAGTGCTCGATTTGGTTATGATGGAACTGGTGTAAAAGTAGTAAGGCGTAATGAAGATTTAGTAGATTTACCAAATGCAGAATGTATTGCAGAAGATCTAATTCCTTTTAAAAACGAATTAGCTGTTATTGTTGCTAGAAATGAAGCTGGAGATTTAAAAACATACCCAGTTGTTGAGATGGAATTTCATCCAGAAGCAAACCAAGTAGAATATGTAATTTGTCCTGCTAGAATTCCTGACGATATTGCAAAAAAAGCAGAATCTGTAGCGCTTAAAACGTCAGCTGCATTTAAACATGTTGGATTATTAGCTGTAGAAATGTTTCAAACAGAAAACGATAATATTATTGTTAATGAGGTTGCTCCAAGACCTCACAACTCTGGCCATTACAGTATTGAGGCTAGTTATACATCTCAATTTGAACAACACATAAGATGTATTTTAGGGTTACCATTAGGTAACACAGAAAGTAAAGTTGCTGGTGTGATGGTGAATTTAGTTGGTGCAGAAAATCATACAGGTAATGTATGTTATAAAAACATTGACAATATACTTGCTATGGATGGAGTAACACCACATATATATGGTAAGAAACAAACAAGGCCTTTTAGAAAAATGGGGCATGTCACTATTGTGAATAAAGACATTACTGTAGCTCGTAAAGTTGCAGAAAAAGTAAAACATACAATTGAAGTAATTAGTGAATAAATTATGAGTAAAGTTGGCGTAATAATGGGAAGTAAAAGCGATTTGCCAGTAATGCAAGACGCTATAGATATCTTAAAAGGATTTGATATAGAGATAGAAGTTGATATTGTTTCTGCACATCGTACACCAGATAAATTATTTGATTATAGTAAAAATGCTCATACTAGAGGTATTAAAGTTATAATAGCTGGTGCTGGTGGTGCAGCTCATCTTCCAGGAATGGTTGCATCCTTATCGCCACTTCCTATAATTGGTGTTCCAGTAAAGAGTAGTAATTCTATTGATGGCTGGGATTCTGTATTATCAATTTTACAAATGCCTGGTGGAGTTCCTGTGGCTACCGTTGCATTAAATGGAGCAAAAAACGCTGGCATTTTAGCTGCACAAATTATCGGAAGTTCAGATCAGTGTGTTTTAGATAAAATTATGATTTATAAGGAAGGATTAAAGGCGAAAGTGATTGATTCTGCAAAAGACCTCTAAAAAGCCTCAACTTTCGTTAAGGCTTTTAGCTATTAACCATTTTCTTTCAAGTATAATTACATACTAAAAAGATTCTGCAAAAGTAATCAAACTAATATGAGTTTTTAAATTTTAAGCTCTTAAAAATGAGTTAAAATTCACATTACCAATAAAATACGTAAGAATAATTAGACAACATAGACAATGACAATTCTTAAATCATACTTTAACACACCATACAATACTGCCCCTTTTTCTAAAATAAAAACTGAGGATTATTTACCAGCTTTCAAAACAGCCATTAAAAAAGCAAAATCAGAAATAGATGACATTGTAAAAAATAGTGAAAGTCCTACGTTTAAAAATACAATAGAAGCTTTGGACTATTCTGGTGAGGAGCTAGATCGCCTATCTAGTATTTTTTTTAATTTGAATTCTGCAGAAACTAATGATGCTATTCAAAATATTGCACAAGAAGTATCCCCTTTATTATCAGAGTTTAGTAATGACATAACTTTAAATAAAGATTTATTTAAGCGTGTAAAAGCTGTTTACAATTCAAAATCTGATTTAGATTTAAGTACGGAACAAGAAACACTTCTCGATAAAAAGTATAAAGGGTTTTCTAGAAATGGTGCTAATCTATCTGAAGATAAAAAAGAAAGACTTAGAGCTATTGATAAAGAGTCCAGTCAATTAAAATTAAAGTTTGGCGAACATATTTTAGCTGAAACCAACAAATATAAACTGCACCTTACTAACCCAACTCAGGTATCTGGCTTACCTGAAGGAGCAAAAGAAGCAGCTAAGCAATTAGCTGAAAGTAAAGGCAAAAAGGGTTGGTTAATTACATTAGATTATCCAAGTTATATTCCCTTTATGACCTATGGAGATAATCGTGAATTACGAGAGAAATTATCAAAAGCATTCGGAAGTAAAGGTTTTAATAATGACGATTTAGATAACCAAGATATAGTTTTAAAAATAGCCAAATTACGTTTTGAACGTGCACAACTTTTAGGTTACAAAACTCACGCCCACTTTGTACTAGAAGAGCGTATGGCAGAAACACCTGAGAAAGTCAATACATTCTTAAACGAATTATTAGATAAAGCAAAGCCTGCAGCTAAGGACGAATTCAATAATCTTGAAAACTTTGCAAAAGACTTAGATGGAATTGAGCAACTGCAAAAATGGGATTCTGCTTACTATTCTGAAAAATTGAAGCAAAAATTATTCAGCTTAGATGACGAGCAACTGAAACCCTATTTTAAACTAGAAAATGTTATCGATGGTGCATTTATTGTGGCCGAAAAATTATTTGGCTTAAAATTTGAAGAAATCGATACCATTGATAAATATCATGATGATGTTTTAACATACAAAGTGACAGATACCGATGATGAATTGGTTTCTGTATTCTATGCTGACTTTTTCCCTAGAGCCGGAAAACGTAATGGTGCTTGGATGACTTCTTACAAACCTCAAATGATTAAAAATGGTGACAATCATCGCCCACATGTTTCAATAGTTTGTAATTTCACTAAACCGACAAAAAGCAAACCTTCTCTATTGACTTTTAATGAGGTGACAACCTTATTTCATGAGTTTGGACATGCACTGCATGGCATGTTAGCCAATACAACATATCCTAGTTTATCTGGTACAAGTGTGTTTTGGGACTTTGTAGAATTACCAAGTCAGATTTTAGAAAACTGGTGCTACGAAGAAGAAACCTTAAAACTATTTGCGACGCATTATGAAACAGGTGAAGTTATTCCAATGGAATTAATTGAAAAAATAAAAGCATCTGCAACGTTTCATGAAGGTATGCAGACTTTACGTCAATTAAGTTTTGGGTTATTAGATATGTCTTGGCATGGTGTTGACCCATCAAATATTAGTAACGTTAAATCATATGAAACTAAAGCTTTTGGAAACACAAGCTTATATCCTGATGTGAAAGAAAATTGTATGAGTACAGCTTTTGCACATATTTTTCAAGGTGGTTATTCTTCTGGTTATTACAGCTATAAATGGGCTGAAGTTTTAGATGCTGATGCCTTTGAATACTTTAAAGAAGAAGGTATTTTTAATAAAACAGTTGCAGATAAATTCAAGGCCTACGTCTTATCCCAAGGTGGTACAGAAAACCCAATGACCTTATATAAAAAATTTAGAGGGCAAAAACCAAAACCAGAAGCTTTGTTGAGACGTGCTGGTTTATTAAAATAAGTTAAGGAGTTTATTCGTTTAATGTCTATGTGGTTTCTAAAACTTCTTGGACATCTAATACTAATAACATTTTTAACAGCATTAACTCAAGTTGGTGGGTTAATCTGGTTAATAACAGTTTTTCTTTCGATTAAAACTAAGTGTAAAAAGCGCGTTATTTTCCCAGTATTCTATTTATTATTCAATTTAGTTTTAGTACCTCCAATTGCTTCATACTTTGGAAGAGAAAAATTACCATGGTTTGATGTTAATTTAAAACCCAAAAATTGGTTTTACCCATTAGCTTTTAGAAACTATGTAAAACCGGAATTGAAAAACTTATTATATAGTTCTTCTAAGGCAAGTAAAACACAAATCACATATTTACATGGCAATTTTCCGTTTTTTGATAAGTTTCCACTTCTACCTCACTTAAGTCATAATGATGGCAAAAAAATTGATCTTAGCTTTAATTATCTAAATAAAAATGGAAATAAAACAAATAAAAAACCTTCACTATCAGGTTATGGTACCTATGTGAAACCAAATAATTTAACAACAGAAAACTGCATTGAAAAAGGTAATTGGCAGTATGATTTTACTAAATATATCACTTTTGAAATAGTTAACGATTTAAAATTTGATTCAAATTCAACTAAAACGATAATAGAAACACTTCTTTCTCATTCTGAAACACAAAAGGTATTTATTGAGCCTTATCTCAAAACGAGATTAGGTTTAAATGATAGGTCTAAAATTTCTTTTCATGGATGCAAAGCTGTTCGGCACGACGATCACATTCATCTTCAAATAAAATAGTTAATATTTCAACATCTTGACGGTTCGGGAGTTAATACCATCACTAATTTTAACCAAATAAATCCCATTACTCTGTAATTGAAAATTATGAGTTAAGCTATTGCTAATATTTAATTGTTGATTAACAACATTCTTTCCTAAAATATCATAAACAGAAATATCGTATTGTGCCGGAGACTTAAATGTTATTTCACCATTGCCTACTTTGATATTGTCAATTAAATCATAATTCTCTACCGAAAGAATCGCAGAACCAAACCCATAATCACTTCCCATTAAATCAGCTGATTGCCTAGATTGATCACCAACTGTTACTAAAAAGTACCAATCAAAAACCTCAGTACCTTGGGTAATTGTAGTAGAATTTAACATTGGCTCTTCAAGATAAGTTCGTGTTGCTGGGTTAAAAGTTGCAACATAATAGCCTAAAATAGCATCATAAGTGAGGGGAATCATTGTATTAACATCTGTAAAATCATCATGATAATCCCAAGTTAGAGGGTCAACATCAGTTTGCAAACCTGTGTAAAGGTACAAATTTGGGTCACTCATTGGATCAAAAATTGAGTAATCTCCAGACTCACCATATTTAAAGGTAATTGTTCCAGAATTGATATCACAAGGATTAGGAACGAGCTCTATTTGGGCTTGGCATATTCCAAACATAAGTAAAGAAAGACAAAGTAGTTTTATTTTCATAGTAAGTCAATTTATCAACTAAAATAAGAAAAATTAAAAAACAAACTTTCAATAATTATTGAAAGTTTAATAATTATTGTACATTTGCTATATGGAATACCAACAAGCAAAAGAAAAGTTTATTAGTACATGGGGTAGTTTAGGCACACTTTGGGGTATAAATAAAGCCATGGCTCAAATACAAGCCTTGCTTTTCATCTCTACAAAACCATTGTCTATGGAGGATGTTATGGAAGAACTTAAAATCTCTCGTGGAAATACGAGTATGAATTTAAGACAACTTATGGATTGGGGAATTGTGACTAAGGTATTAGTGACTGGAGAACGAAAAGAATTTTTTACAACAGAAAAAGATGTTCAAGAATTAGCAAGAATAGTGGCTAAAGAACGTAGTCGAAGAGAAATAAAACCAGTAATTAAAGTTTTAGACGAAGTCTCTTCTATTAAAGATGATGGTACCGAAAAAACAAAAGAATTAATTAAACAGACCAAAGCATTAAAAGAATTAACCGATGACTTAGACACCTTAATGAATAAGTTAGTAAATCAAAAACAAAACTGGTTAACTAAGTCTGTTTTTAAACTGATGAAATAACCAATATATTTTTTAATTCTAACTTTCATTTTTTTCTGAAAGTTTAAAATTATATTATTATGCACCCGATACTTAAAAAGCACAAATATCTTGTCATTACATTAGTAATCATTTTTCTTACGGCACTTTGGTTTTCACTTTTAGAAAATGGAAATTATGGTACAACTCTATTTTTTACTATTCCAGGTACAATAGCTTTTTTAATTGGGTATTCTAGATCATTTAATGGAGGATTAACTAAGACAATCAAAAAAGGTTTAAAAGGGTTTATACTCATAATGCTTCTTTTTGCTGTTTTCTGCGGGTTTTTAATTGCAATTGGCTTAGAAGGTGCAATTTGTGTCTTAATGGCTTATCCTTTTTTAGTCATCCCAATGACAATAACTTATACAATCGGTTTAGGTATTGGCAATGCTGATAAGAATTTAAAACGTAACTCAATAATCTTAATTGTTTTAATGAATCCTACAACGTATATCTATGATAGCTATACAGAACCAATAAAGGAAGAAGTAATAACAGAATTAATAGTTAATGTTTCGAAAGAAAAAATATGGAATGATCTTTCTAATGAAATTGTTTTTGAGAAAACACCGATGTTACTTTTTGAAAAAGGTATTTCTTATCCTAAATCAATTCAATTAGATGATAATAAACATAGTTACTTATGTATTACTAATAACGACACTATAAATTTAGACATTATAAACTTTAAGGCTAATTCTCAAGTGACTTTTAAACCTAGAGAGCAGACAATCCCGATGCGCGAATTAACTCCTTACGATTCAATAGACGCTGAACATTTACATAACTACTTTTTTGTAAACTATGGGCAAATTACTTTAAAACCTTTAGATATAAATACAACCAAGATTATTGCTAAAACATCATATAATTACAAAATTGCACCTAAATGGTATTGGAAGCTTTGGTCCAATTACACAATTAATGAAATGCAGCTACATGTATTAAATTCAATAAACGATAAGTATGACTACTAGCTCTAATCTTATAGAATACTTTGACGGTTTAAGCAAAACTTATATCACTAACGAGTATGCATCATTATTTGTGACTAACTATATGAGAAGAAAGCTTATAAAAAAGGTCGAAAGTTT
Coding sequences within:
- a CDS encoding 5-(carboxyamino)imidazole ribonucleotide synthase translates to MNYFSSNFKLGILGGGQLGKMMLYDTRKFDIYTCVIDPSKEAPSRLACDEFTVGDLLDYDTVVNFGRKVDVLTFEIENVNVDALETLENEGIKVFPSSKTLRTIQNKATQKLFYRDQNIPTASFSHFAHPSEIKDAIANGGLKYPFVWKSARFGYDGTGVKVVRRNEDLVDLPNAECIAEDLIPFKNELAVIVARNEAGDLKTYPVVEMEFHPEANQVEYVICPARIPDDIAKKAESVALKTSAAFKHVGLLAVEMFQTENDNIIVNEVAPRPHNSGHYSIEASYTSQFEQHIRCILGLPLGNTESKVAGVMVNLVGAENHTGNVCYKNIDNILAMDGVTPHIYGKKQTRPFRKMGHVTIVNKDITVARKVAEKVKHTIEVISE
- the purE gene encoding 5-(carboxyamino)imidazole ribonucleotide mutase, translating into MSKVGVIMGSKSDLPVMQDAIDILKGFDIEIEVDIVSAHRTPDKLFDYSKNAHTRGIKVIIAGAGGAAHLPGMVASLSPLPIIGVPVKSSNSIDGWDSVLSILQMPGGVPVATVALNGAKNAGILAAQIIGSSDQCVLDKIMIYKEGLKAKVIDSAKDL
- a CDS encoding M3 family metallopeptidase yields the protein MTILKSYFNTPYNTAPFSKIKTEDYLPAFKTAIKKAKSEIDDIVKNSESPTFKNTIEALDYSGEELDRLSSIFFNLNSAETNDAIQNIAQEVSPLLSEFSNDITLNKDLFKRVKAVYNSKSDLDLSTEQETLLDKKYKGFSRNGANLSEDKKERLRAIDKESSQLKLKFGEHILAETNKYKLHLTNPTQVSGLPEGAKEAAKQLAESKGKKGWLITLDYPSYIPFMTYGDNRELREKLSKAFGSKGFNNDDLDNQDIVLKIAKLRFERAQLLGYKTHAHFVLEERMAETPEKVNTFLNELLDKAKPAAKDEFNNLENFAKDLDGIEQLQKWDSAYYSEKLKQKLFSLDDEQLKPYFKLENVIDGAFIVAEKLFGLKFEEIDTIDKYHDDVLTYKVTDTDDELVSVFYADFFPRAGKRNGAWMTSYKPQMIKNGDNHRPHVSIVCNFTKPTKSKPSLLTFNEVTTLFHEFGHALHGMLANTTYPSLSGTSVFWDFVELPSQILENWCYEEETLKLFATHYETGEVIPMELIEKIKASATFHEGMQTLRQLSFGLLDMSWHGVDPSNISNVKSYETKAFGNTSLYPDVKENCMSTAFAHIFQGGYSSGYYSYKWAEVLDADAFEYFKEEGIFNKTVADKFKAYVLSQGGTENPMTLYKKFRGQKPKPEALLRRAGLLK
- a CDS encoding T9SS type A sorting domain-containing protein — protein: MKIKLLCLSLLMFGICQAQIELVPNPCDINSGTITFKYGESGDYSIFDPMSDPNLYLYTGLQTDVDPLTWDYHDDFTDVNTMIPLTYDAILGYYVATFNPATRTYLEEPMLNSTTITQGTEVFDWYFLVTVGDQSRQSADLMGSDYGFGSAILSVENYDLIDNIKVGNGEITFKSPAQYDISVYDILGKNVVNQQLNISNSLTHNFQLQSNGIYLVKISDGINSRTVKMLKY
- a CDS encoding GbsR/MarR family transcriptional regulator: MEYQQAKEKFISTWGSLGTLWGINKAMAQIQALLFISTKPLSMEDVMEELKISRGNTSMNLRQLMDWGIVTKVLVTGERKEFFTTEKDVQELARIVAKERSRREIKPVIKVLDEVSSIKDDGTEKTKELIKQTKALKELTDDLDTLMNKLVNQKQNWLTKSVFKLMK